A single Microbacterium protaetiae DNA region contains:
- a CDS encoding GTP pyrophosphokinase: protein MQTPSDLDEPVEVSPSQLRSVRDELQRFLLPYRFGLQEVSTKIDILRDEFQYMHDYNPIEHVSSRVKTPDSLVEKVTRKGIEPDFDSIRARITDIAGIRITTSFTADAYRLFDLLTTQRDISVRQVKDYIAHPKPNGYKSLHAIVEVPVFLSTGPVNVPVEVQFRTIAMDFWASLEHKIYYKFDSQVPQDLLDELKDAADSAAQLDARMERLHRELHGGQRQIEAAPDRVITV from the coding sequence ATGCAGACCCCGTCTGATCTCGACGAGCCCGTGGAAGTGTCTCCCTCTCAGCTGCGCTCGGTGCGCGACGAATTGCAGCGCTTTCTGCTGCCGTACCGGTTCGGCCTGCAAGAGGTCTCGACCAAGATCGACATCTTGCGCGACGAGTTCCAATACATGCACGACTACAACCCGATCGAGCACGTCTCGAGCCGGGTGAAGACTCCCGACAGCCTCGTCGAGAAGGTGACGCGCAAGGGCATCGAGCCCGATTTCGACAGCATCCGTGCGCGCATCACCGACATCGCCGGCATCCGCATCACCACAAGCTTCACCGCCGACGCCTACCGGCTCTTCGACCTGCTCACCACCCAGCGCGACATCTCGGTGCGGCAGGTCAAGGACTACATCGCCCACCCCAAGCCCAACGGATACAAGAGCCTGCACGCGATCGTCGAGGTGCCGGTGTTCCTCTCGACCGGCCCGGTCAATGTGCCCGTCGAGGTGCAGTTCCGCACGATCGCGATGGACTTCTGGGCCAGCCTCGAGCACAAGATCTATTACAAGTTCGACAGTCAGGTGCCGCAGGATCTGCTGGATGAGCTGAAGGATGCCGCAGACTCGGCCGCCCAACTCGACGCCCGCATGGAGCGCCTGCACCGCGAACTGCACGGCGGGCAGCGCCAGATCGAGGCGGCCCCCGACCGGGTCATCACGGTCTGA
- a CDS encoding glutaminase — translation MDVAQLLDAARRRLAGVGQERLGEFVQPRRVLGITRAPRIVPRQSIWHVGALLLGADAVYATGEIVRAREEVRRGFTAESQRERAALAGAAFRGGFAEGEVVHLGWEPIDLDALARGEASGPLRVVGGVPMIRWSIAGAEAELHRYLDERVELLRHPPAGTT, via the coding sequence GTGGACGTTGCACAGCTGTTGGATGCCGCCCGGCGGCGTCTTGCCGGCGTCGGCCAGGAGCGGCTCGGCGAGTTCGTGCAGCCGCGTCGCGTGCTCGGCATCACGCGGGCGCCACGCATCGTGCCACGACAGAGCATCTGGCACGTGGGCGCGCTGCTGCTGGGTGCCGATGCGGTGTACGCCACGGGCGAGATAGTGCGGGCCCGCGAAGAGGTGCGCCGCGGCTTCACGGCCGAGTCGCAGCGTGAGCGCGCGGCCCTGGCCGGCGCCGCTTTTCGCGGCGGATTCGCCGAGGGCGAGGTCGTGCACCTCGGGTGGGAGCCGATCGATCTCGATGCGCTGGCGCGGGGAGAGGCATCCGGTCCGCTGCGGGTGGTGGGCGGCGTGCCGATGATCCGCTGGAGCATCGCCGGCGCAGAGGCCGAGCTACATCGATATCTCGATGAGCGGGTCGAGCTGCTGCGGCATCCGCCCGCCGGCACCACCTGA
- the glgX gene encoding glycogen debranching protein GlgX → MESWPGTAYPLGATYDGNGTNFALFSEEAQRVELCLFDDDGVETRIDVIDVDGYVWHVFLPHIAPGQRYGYRVHGEYDPASGKRFNPAKLLIDPYAKAVEGQTTDGQALFGYDLDDPTKRNDDDSADSTMKCVVINPYFDWSGDQLPRTPYSETVIYEAHVKGLTQRHPDIPDDIRGSYSAIAHPAIIAHLQRLGITAIELMPVHQFVNDTILQQKGLSNYWGYNTIAFLAPHNEYSSTGQRGQQVQEFKAMVRALHAAGIEVILDVVYNHTAEGNQLGPTLSLRGIDNAAYYKLDEKEPSAYTDYTGTGNSLNVSHPHTLQLIMDSLRYWVLEMHVDGFRFDLASTLAREFYAVDRLSAFFDIVQQDPVISQVKLIAEPWDVGPGGYQVGNFPPLWTEWNGQYRDTVRDFWRGEPQALGEFASRLTGSSDLYAHSGRRPVASVNFVTAHDGFTLSDLVSYNQKHNAANGEDGRDGTDDNRSWNCGVEGPTDDPEVLALRARQQRNFLATLLLSQGVPMISHGDELGRTQQGNNNAYNQDNELSWVDWDAADRPLIEFTARLSQLRREHATFRRRRFFDGRPIRQVGGEAIPDIAWLRPDGTQMQPKDWDSGFGRAIGVFLNGEGIGERDARGRPITDRHFFVLFNAGDDPVDFHIPDVRTSPNWDLLVETGAHGNGEHPVKPGGTVTLQARSLAVLGAHSEEATDLEHSAAASVAQALPARTDDSPTTAEG, encoded by the coding sequence GTGGAATCATGGCCCGGAACGGCCTATCCACTGGGGGCGACGTACGACGGCAACGGCACCAACTTCGCGTTGTTCAGCGAGGAAGCGCAGCGCGTCGAGTTGTGCCTGTTCGATGACGACGGCGTCGAGACCCGCATCGACGTGATCGACGTGGACGGATACGTCTGGCACGTCTTTCTGCCTCACATCGCGCCCGGGCAGCGGTACGGCTATCGCGTGCACGGCGAATACGATCCCGCGTCGGGCAAGCGGTTCAACCCGGCCAAGCTGCTGATCGATCCCTACGCCAAGGCGGTCGAAGGGCAGACCACCGACGGGCAGGCCCTGTTCGGCTACGACCTCGACGACCCGACGAAGCGCAACGACGACGACTCGGCCGATTCGACGATGAAGTGCGTCGTCATCAACCCCTACTTCGACTGGAGCGGCGATCAGCTGCCGCGCACACCGTACTCCGAGACCGTGATCTACGAAGCGCACGTGAAGGGGCTGACGCAGCGGCATCCCGACATCCCCGACGACATCCGCGGCAGCTACAGTGCCATCGCGCATCCCGCGATCATTGCGCACCTGCAGCGACTGGGCATCACCGCTATCGAGCTCATGCCCGTGCACCAGTTCGTCAACGACACGATCCTGCAGCAGAAGGGGCTGTCGAACTACTGGGGCTACAACACGATAGCTTTCCTCGCGCCGCACAACGAGTACTCCTCGACCGGTCAGCGCGGCCAGCAGGTGCAGGAGTTCAAGGCCATGGTGCGGGCGCTGCACGCGGCCGGCATCGAGGTCATTCTCGACGTGGTCTACAACCACACCGCCGAGGGCAACCAGCTCGGCCCGACGCTGAGTCTGCGCGGCATCGACAACGCCGCCTATTACAAGCTCGACGAGAAAGAGCCGTCGGCGTACACCGACTACACCGGCACCGGCAACAGCCTGAACGTCAGTCACCCGCACACGCTGCAGCTGATCATGGACTCGCTGCGCTACTGGGTGCTCGAGATGCACGTCGACGGATTCCGCTTCGACCTGGCCTCCACTCTTGCCCGCGAGTTCTATGCGGTCGACCGGCTGAGCGCCTTCTTCGACATCGTGCAGCAAGATCCGGTGATCTCGCAGGTCAAGCTCATCGCCGAACCGTGGGATGTCGGCCCCGGCGGGTACCAGGTGGGCAATTTTCCGCCGCTGTGGACCGAATGGAACGGGCAGTACCGCGACACCGTGCGCGATTTCTGGCGCGGCGAGCCGCAGGCTCTCGGCGAGTTCGCCTCGCGCCTGACCGGGTCGAGTGATCTGTATGCGCACTCGGGGCGCCGACCGGTGGCATCCGTCAATTTCGTGACCGCCCACGACGGTTTCACGCTCAGCGACCTCGTCTCGTACAACCAGAAGCACAATGCGGCCAACGGTGAAGACGGCCGCGACGGCACCGACGACAACCGGTCGTGGAACTGCGGTGTCGAGGGGCCCACCGATGACCCCGAGGTGCTCGCGCTGCGCGCGCGGCAGCAGCGCAATTTCCTGGCGACGCTGCTGCTGAGCCAGGGCGTGCCGATGATCTCGCACGGCGACGAGCTGGGTCGCACGCAGCAGGGCAACAACAACGCCTACAACCAAGACAACGAGCTGAGCTGGGTGGACTGGGATGCCGCCGACCGGCCGCTCATCGAGTTCACGGCCCGGCTCTCCCAGCTTCGTCGCGAGCACGCGACCTTTCGGCGCCGGCGGTTCTTCGACGGGCGCCCCATTCGGCAGGTCGGCGGTGAGGCGATTCCCGACATCGCGTGGCTGCGGCCGGACGGCACGCAGATGCAGCCGAAAGACTGGGATTCGGGGTTCGGGCGCGCGATCGGCGTGTTCCTCAACGGCGAGGGCATCGGAGAACGGGATGCCCGGGGCCGGCCGATCACCGACCGGCATTTCTTCGTGCTGTTCAATGCCGGCGACGATCCGGTCGACTTTCACATTCCCGATGTGCGCACCAGCCCGAACTGGGACCTGCTGGTCGAGACCGGCGCGCACGGCAACGGTGAGCACCCCGTCAAGCCGGGGGGCACTGTCACGCTGCAGGCGCGGTCACTGGCCGTGCTGGGCGCGCACAGTGAAGAGGCCACCGATCTCGAGCACTCCGCCGCGGCGTCGGTCGCGCAGGCGCTACCTGCGCGCACGGACGACTCACCCACGACCGCCGAGGGGTAG
- the treY gene encoding malto-oligosyltrehalose synthase, whose product MTRHPSSTYRLQIRQTFDLDAAAELTGYLCDLGVGWAYLSPLLQATSGSDHGYDVVDVSRVDPARGGAAGLARFAAAAHEAGLGILVDIVPNHLGVARPTQNPWWWDVLRRGRASRYAEAFDIDAEFGGGRVRLPVLGDPHDAAAVRVDAAAGVARYGDHVLPLADGSADDGADVATVLGRQHWELVFWRDEATALNYRRFFTISSLAAVRVEVPWVFDALHAKVLRWVREGMVDGVRVDHPDGLADPGAYLARLARALREARAGSARAGAADADADADADADADADADADADADAYIVVEKILEHDETLPDWWQTDGTTGYDALAEIDRVLVDPAGEAPLTDLDARLRAETGLRAVSWPQLVHDAKRSAADTVLRAEVRRLVRCLPEPMRTPDADDALAELLACFPVYRTYLPAGRRILAEAVAAASLRRPDLATTLALIEPLLADRANELARRFEQTTGAVMAKGVEDAAFYRFTRLSSLTEVGGDPSVFALSVPAFHRAQQRRQASWPHTMTALSTHDTKRSEDVRARLAVLAELPGEWSATLDRLRATASTGHGPFDALLWQAIVGSWPATAERLHAYAEKAAREAGERTSWSQVDAAFEARVHAVVDAAFDDAPAGARAIVEAFVARIAGPGWSNALAAKLLQLAGPGIPDLYQGSELWDLSLVDPDNRRPVDFGARRRLLARIDDGWMPPVDASGAAKLLVVSRALRARRDRPDLFTQYRPATVVGRAAEHAVAFDRGGAVAVTTRLPVGLAARGGWADTALLRRGGAAVDVFTGRRFEPGEVPLGVLLADYPVALLLPDARE is encoded by the coding sequence GTGACGCGACATCCCTCGTCGACGTACCGCCTGCAGATCCGGCAGACGTTCGACCTGGATGCCGCAGCCGAGCTGACCGGCTACCTGTGCGATCTCGGGGTCGGGTGGGCGTATCTGTCGCCGCTGCTTCAGGCCACGAGCGGGTCGGACCACGGGTACGACGTGGTCGATGTGTCGCGCGTGGATCCCGCGCGCGGCGGCGCCGCAGGTCTGGCGCGGTTCGCCGCGGCCGCGCACGAGGCGGGGCTCGGCATTCTCGTCGACATCGTGCCGAACCACCTGGGGGTGGCAAGGCCCACGCAGAACCCGTGGTGGTGGGACGTCTTGCGTCGCGGGCGAGCCTCGCGCTATGCCGAGGCGTTCGACATCGACGCGGAGTTCGGCGGCGGACGGGTGCGGTTGCCCGTGCTCGGCGACCCGCACGACGCCGCTGCCGTGCGAGTGGATGCCGCGGCCGGCGTTGCGCGGTACGGCGATCATGTACTGCCCTTGGCCGACGGCTCGGCCGATGACGGTGCCGATGTCGCGACGGTGCTGGGCCGTCAGCACTGGGAACTCGTGTTCTGGCGCGACGAGGCCACGGCGCTGAATTATCGCCGCTTCTTCACGATCTCCAGCCTCGCGGCCGTGCGCGTCGAGGTGCCGTGGGTGTTCGATGCGCTGCACGCCAAGGTGCTGCGCTGGGTGCGCGAAGGCATGGTCGACGGTGTGCGCGTCGACCATCCCGACGGCCTGGCCGACCCCGGCGCCTACCTCGCGCGGTTGGCGCGGGCGCTGCGCGAGGCGCGTGCCGGCTCGGCACGTGCCGGCGCCGCTGACGCTGACGCTGACGCTGACGCTGACGCCGACGCTGACGCTGACGCCGACGCCGACGCCGACGCCGACGCGTACATCGTCGTCGAGAAGATCCTCGAACACGACGAGACCCTGCCCGACTGGTGGCAGACCGACGGCACCACCGGCTACGACGCGCTCGCCGAGATCGATCGGGTGCTCGTCGATCCTGCCGGCGAAGCACCGCTCACCGACCTCGATGCCCGGCTGCGCGCCGAGACCGGTCTTCGTGCGGTGTCATGGCCACAGCTGGTGCACGATGCGAAACGGTCGGCAGCTGACACCGTGCTGCGCGCCGAGGTGCGCCGGCTCGTGCGATGCCTGCCCGAGCCGATGCGCACGCCCGATGCCGACGACGCGCTCGCCGAACTGCTCGCGTGCTTTCCGGTGTACCGTACCTATCTGCCCGCCGGGCGGCGGATTCTCGCTGAGGCGGTGGCTGCGGCATCCCTTCGTCGTCCCGATCTCGCGACCACTCTCGCCCTTATCGAGCCGCTGCTCGCCGACAGGGCGAACGAGCTCGCTCGTCGGTTCGAGCAGACGACCGGGGCGGTGATGGCCAAGGGCGTCGAAGACGCGGCGTTCTACCGCTTCACGCGTCTGAGTTCGCTGACCGAGGTGGGCGGTGATCCCTCGGTGTTCGCACTGTCGGTGCCGGCTTTCCATCGCGCGCAGCAGCGGCGCCAGGCCTCGTGGCCGCACACGATGACGGCGCTGTCGACCCACGACACCAAACGCAGCGAGGATGTGCGGGCGCGGCTGGCTGTGTTGGCCGAGCTGCCCGGGGAGTGGTCCGCGACGCTCGATCGGCTGCGTGCGACGGCCTCGACCGGGCATGGACCGTTCGACGCGCTGCTCTGGCAGGCGATCGTCGGCAGCTGGCCGGCGACGGCCGAGCGGCTGCACGCCTATGCCGAAAAGGCCGCGCGCGAAGCGGGCGAGCGCACGAGTTGGAGCCAGGTGGATGCCGCGTTTGAAGCCCGTGTGCACGCGGTGGTCGACGCAGCCTTCGACGATGCTCCCGCGGGTGCGCGGGCGATCGTCGAGGCGTTCGTGGCGCGCATCGCCGGTCCTGGGTGGTCGAATGCGTTGGCGGCGAAGCTGCTGCAGCTGGCTGGCCCCGGCATCCCCGACCTCTATCAAGGCTCCGAGCTGTGGGACCTCTCGCTGGTTGACCCCGACAACCGTCGACCGGTCGATTTCGGAGCGCGTCGCAGGCTGCTCGCCCGGATCGACGACGGGTGGATGCCGCCGGTCGACGCGTCGGGAGCAGCAAAGCTGCTCGTCGTCTCACGCGCCCTGCGGGCGCGGCGTGATCGCCCCGATCTGTTCACGCAGTATCGGCCGGCGACGGTGGTGGGCCGGGCAGCCGAGCACGCCGTCGCCTTCGATCGCGGGGGTGCTGTTGCGGTGACGACCCGGCTGCCGGTGGGCCTTGCCGCGCGCGGCGGGTGGGCAGACACGGCGCTGCTGCGCCGGGGCGGGGCGGCCGTCGATGTCTTCACGGGCCGCAGGTTCGAGCCGGGCGAGGTGCCGCTGGGTGTGCTGCTGGCCGACTATCCGGTCGCGCTTCTGCTGCCGGACGCCCGTGAATGA
- a CDS encoding RNA polymerase sigma factor: MTSLDEPAAAAAPADGEPTRWERAGALFAAWRDGDTRAMDELVRLMTPTLWHVVRAYGVDAALAEDVVQTTWLTLVRRHETITEPRAVSGWLTTTARREAWRAGKSQRRADVTETEELEPKLPTAESAEASAARNDEAQRLWSAVAQLAERCRRLLRVVAFDDRPDYARIAKDLSMPVGSIGPTRQRCLAKLRSLLGDEGAMAHGA, from the coding sequence GTGACATCCCTTGATGAGCCGGCCGCTGCCGCCGCGCCCGCCGACGGCGAGCCGACGCGCTGGGAGCGCGCGGGCGCGCTGTTCGCTGCCTGGCGCGACGGCGACACCCGTGCGATGGACGAGTTGGTGCGGCTCATGACCCCGACGCTCTGGCACGTCGTGCGGGCGTACGGGGTCGATGCCGCACTGGCCGAAGACGTCGTGCAGACCACCTGGCTCACCCTGGTGCGCCGGCACGAGACCATCACCGAACCGCGGGCGGTGTCGGGGTGGCTGACCACGACCGCGCGACGCGAGGCCTGGCGCGCGGGCAAGTCGCAGCGGCGGGCCGACGTCACCGAGACCGAGGAGCTCGAACCCAAGCTGCCGACGGCCGAGTCGGCCGAGGCATCCGCCGCCCGCAACGATGAGGCGCAGCGCCTGTGGAGCGCTGTCGCACAGCTGGCCGAGCGGTGCCGGCGCCTGCTGCGGGTCGTCGCGTTCGATGACCGCCCCGACTACGCCCGCATCGCGAAGGACCTGTCGATGCCGGTCGGTTCGATCGGCCCGACCCGACAGCGCTGCCTGGCCAAGCTTCGGTCGCTGCTCGGCGACGAGGGGGCGATGGCTCATGGCGCCTGA